One region of Methanobrevibacter thaueri genomic DNA includes:
- the mtrG gene encoding tetrahydromethanopterin S-methyltransferase subunit MtrG, giving the protein MSEESVPQVMVSSDDFNQITAKLDEAEEKVDFTVGEYYQRLGQQTGRDVGILYGIIIGLIILVVAIKFGVASMLATLI; this is encoded by the coding sequence ATGAGTGAAGAATCAGTACCTCAAGTAATGGTTTCCTCAGATGATTTCAACCAAATTACTGCTAAATTAGATGAAGCAGAAGAAAAAGTTGATTTCACTGTTGGGGAATATTATCAACGTTTAGGCCAACAAACTGGTAGAGATGTTGGTATACTTTATGGTATTATAATTGGATTAATTATTTTAGTTGTAGCTATAAAATTCGGTGTAGCTTCAATGTTAGCTACCTTAATATAA
- a CDS encoding tetrahydromethanopterin S-methyltransferase subunit F: MVQISNKPNINSMKTAADDAEYSSKLLAREGKLFAGLLATRFKGFAIGACIALLLIVIIPFIAKALGF, encoded by the coding sequence ATGGTACAAATTTCAAACAAACCAAATATTAATAGTATGAAAACTGCAGCAGATGATGCTGAGTACAGTTCAAAGCTCCTTGCAAGAGAAGGTAAACTTTTTGCAGGTTTACTTGCAACAAGATTTAAAGGATTTGCTATTGGAGCATGCATAGCTTTACTTTTAATCGTAATTATTCCTTTTATTGCAAAAGCATTAGGATTTTAG
- the mtrA gene encoding tetrahydromethanopterin S-methyltransferase subunit A yields MADKKAPADGWPVISGDYIVGDPESPVAVTTLASHIEAELSGAAIAGPCKTENLGIEKVVANIISNPNIRFLILAGAEVQGHITGQSIQALYDNGADPDKKKIIGATGAIPFVENVPLDGIERFQQQLEIVDLIDTEDIGAIQSKINECVEKDPGAFEEEAMVISVDDDGGEEEEGEAMKVVSAETGLIEARIRDINTKIDMVGAIQRNMAGNYAGKVQGIMIGLAFTLIIGVLFLMF; encoded by the coding sequence ATGGCTGATAAAAAAGCTCCTGCAGACGGCTGGCCGGTTATTAGTGGGGATTACATTGTAGGTGATCCTGAAAGCCCTGTTGCGGTTACCACTTTAGCTTCTCACATTGAAGCTGAATTATCTGGAGCAGCTATCGCAGGTCCATGTAAAACAGAAAACTTAGGAATAGAAAAAGTAGTCGCAAACATTATCTCAAACCCTAATATTCGTTTCTTAATATTAGCTGGTGCTGAAGTACAAGGACACATTACTGGTCAAAGTATCCAAGCATTATATGATAATGGTGCAGACCCAGATAAAAAGAAAATCATCGGCGCAACCGGTGCTATTCCTTTCGTAGAGAATGTTCCTCTCGACGGTATTGAAAGATTCCAACAACAATTAGAGATTGTTGACTTAATCGATACAGAAGATATTGGAGCAATTCAATCAAAAATCAATGAATGCGTAGAAAAAGACCCAGGTGCTTTTGAAGAAGAAGCTATGGTTATTTCTGTAGATGATGATGGCGGAGAAGAAGAAGAAGGCGAAGCAATGAAAGTTGTTTCCGCTGAAACTGGCCTTATCGAAGCAAGAATTAGGGACATAAACACTAAAATCGATATGGTTGGAGCTATCCAAAGAAATATGGCTGGTAATTATGCAGGTAAAGTCCAAGGTATAATGATCGGTTTAGCTTTCACTTTAATCATTGGAGTTTTATTCTTGATGTTCTAA
- the mtrB gene encoding tetrahydromethanopterin S-methyltransferase subunit MtrB encodes MAQMLPMIQIIPEMNFALDPATGIIGSSLGGGVVLLSMDDVNEQVAKVELAADELMASLDPYTSPVGSYPGREGSYVTAGLLTNVVYGFLLASFIIFAALPILQAMGVL; translated from the coding sequence ATGGCTCAAATGTTACCTATGATACAAATTATACCTGAAATGAATTTCGCATTAGATCCTGCAACCGGGATCATCGGATCATCTTTAGGTGGTGGAGTTGTACTCTTATCTATGGACGACGTAAACGAACAAGTAGCAAAAGTTGAATTGGCTGCTGATGAATTAATGGCTTCATTAGACCCATACACAAGTCCTGTTGGATCTTACCCTGGAAGGGAAGGTTCCTATGTTACCGCAGGATTATTAACTAACGTGGTATATGGTTTCTTATTAGCATCATTCATCATATTTGCTGCATTGCCAATCTTACAAGCGATGGGGGTATTATAG
- the mtrC gene encoding tetrahydromethanopterin S-methyltransferase subunit MtrC, producing MSAGGSADGAAAGAVSSTMLLAVGIVGGLLCIYLSGFLGDLIGPVVAGIGAVLAIIWGADAIRRVASYGLGTGVPSIGYMSLSVGVISALAGLSLATILKMSILGPVAGFVIAVIIGAVIAIVATKIVGMKIPIMLQCTIEIAGAATLSILGFAVAIAGSYDMTAIFTNVVATGFIAVLFIMCTMAIQHPFNACLGPNEDQLRTLKCAASTAFLSMTIVGLLSVTTGGLGWFLVFIVGLIGWVVSFRAFVLASINDAASTKWAGLWPKVEQ from the coding sequence ATGTCTGCTGGTGGAAGTGCTGACGGTGCAGCTGCAGGTGCAGTAAGTTCAACAATGTTATTAGCTGTAGGTATCGTTGGCGGATTATTATGTATTTACTTATCCGGCTTTTTAGGAGACTTAATTGGCCCTGTTGTTGCTGGTATTGGCGCAGTATTAGCAATTATTTGGGGAGCAGATGCTATTCGTAGAGTAGCAAGTTACGGTTTAGGTACTGGTGTACCATCTATCGGTTATATGTCTCTTTCAGTTGGTGTAATTTCTGCATTAGCAGGTCTCAGTTTAGCAACTATCTTAAAAATGTCCATTCTCGGACCTGTCGCTGGTTTTGTAATTGCTGTAATTATTGGAGCAGTTATTGCTATTGTAGCTACTAAAATCGTAGGTATGAAAATCCCTATTATGCTTCAATGTACTATTGAAATTGCAGGTGCAGCTACTTTATCTATTTTAGGATTTGCTGTTGCTATTGCAGGTAGTTATGACATGACTGCAATCTTTACAAATGTTGTTGCAACTGGTTTTATTGCTGTATTATTTATTATGTGTACTATGGCTATTCAACACCCATTCAACGCATGTTTAGGACCTAACGAAGATCAATTAAGAACCTTAAAATGTGCAGCATCTACTGCATTCTTATCAATGACTATTGTTGGTCTCTTATCTGTCACTACTGGCGGATTAGGTTGGTTCCTTGTATTCATCGTTGGTTTAATCGGATGGGTTGTATCATTCAGAGCATTCGTATTAGCTTCAATTAATGACGCAGCATCAACCAAATGGGCTGGATTATGGCCTAAAGTGGAGCAATAG
- the mtrD gene encoding tetrahydromethanopterin S-methyltransferase subunit D: MDPITLILFIAIGGIMIGAGVHFIPVGGAPAAMATATGVGTGTAMLAAGAGLTGLITAATMTGEPFYIVGIGGAIGAMIMMGITMLIANLIYIFGVGIVPAASKVPVDWITKRNQEIYKTPGTEGHGVPLTSFVSGLIGGLLGGFGGGLVYYGIYDTVQASFEPAIAIGLAAILGVGVFFINSVIASYNIGGTIEGMHDPKFKRIGTGAIACAIASIVVGIFCIILTGGI, translated from the coding sequence ATGGATCCAATTACATTAATTTTATTCATCGCAATAGGCGGTATTATGATTGGTGCAGGTGTGCACTTTATTCCTGTAGGAGGAGCTCCTGCGGCTATGGCAACCGCTACTGGTGTAGGTACCGGTACTGCTATGTTAGCTGCTGGTGCAGGTTTAACAGGATTAATCACTGCTGCAACCATGACAGGTGAACCATTTTATATAGTAGGTATTGGTGGTGCAATCGGTGCTATGATCATGATGGGTATTACCATGCTCATTGCTAACTTAATCTACATCTTCGGTGTAGGTATTGTTCCTGCTGCATCCAAAGTTCCTGTAGACTGGATTACCAAACGTAACCAAGAAATTTACAAAACTCCTGGTACCGAAGGTCACGGTGTACCTTTAACTTCATTTGTAAGTGGTCTCATTGGAGGTCTTCTTGGTGGTTTCGGTGGTGGATTAGTCTACTACGGTATTTATGATACTGTACAAGCTTCTTTTGAACCTGCTATCGCAATCGGTTTAGCTGCTATTTTAGGTGTAGGTGTGTTCTTTATCAACTCTGTAATTGCTTCATATAACATCGGTGGTACCATTGAAGGTATGCACGATCCAAAATTCAAAAGAATTGGTACCGGAGCTATTGCATGTGCTATCGCATCTATCGTTGTCGGAATATTTTGTATTATTTTAACTGGAGGTATCTAA
- the mtrE gene encoding tetrahydromethanopterin S-methyltransferase subunit E → MDPVTLGVVALMGAVATIGGAAEDLESDIGSQSNPNSQVQLAPQMGHLHRMINKATSGEPVAYGVWCGVAGAVAYLVMSLGLIPIVAIAMGACIAAFVHAIYTVTSHMGRIVGQSQFEQPLFMDVLTQSLGPIVGHGFITSFCIVGISYLMTIPLNGTPLHVFPLPLLAMLWGIALGAIGSSTGDVHYGAESEYQKFEFGGGTPVAIQGDIVTKAPMGAKNSMDVVNFCAKFGGPLTGFCFGLVVFFSFWNTVVFGVYGGIIVGIIIVILLIIMDNYLEVFARTKYGPYEEE, encoded by the coding sequence ATGGACCCTGTAACATTAGGTGTAGTTGCATTAATGGGTGCAGTTGCTACTATCGGAGGGGCTGCAGAGGACTTAGAATCTGATATCGGTTCTCAAAGTAACCCAAACTCCCAAGTTCAACTTGCTCCACAAATGGGACATTTACACCGTATGATAAACAAGGCAACTTCTGGTGAACCAGTTGCTTATGGTGTTTGGTGTGGTGTTGCTGGTGCTGTTGCATACTTAGTAATGTCTTTAGGTTTAATCCCTATCGTTGCTATTGCAATGGGTGCTTGTATCGCTGCTTTTGTTCACGCTATTTATACTGTTACATCCCACATGGGAAGGATTGTCGGACAATCCCAATTCGAACAACCATTATTTATGGATGTATTAACACAATCTTTAGGACCTATCGTAGGTCACGGATTTATAACTAGTTTTTGTATTGTCGGAATTTCTTACTTAATGACCATTCCATTGAATGGAACCCCATTACACGTATTCCCATTACCACTCTTAGCAATGCTTTGGGGTATTGCTTTAGGTGCTATCGGTTCTTCAACTGGGGACGTTCACTATGGTGCTGAAAGTGAGTATCAAAAATTCGAATTTGGTGGAGGAACTCCTGTAGCTATCCAAGGGGATATCGTTACTAAAGCTCCAATGGGTGCTAAAAACTCTATGGATGTTGTAAACTTCTGTGCTAAATTCGGTGGACCATTAACTGGTTTCTGTTTCGGTCTCGTTGTATTCTTTAGTTTCTGGAATACAGTAGTATTTGGAGTATATGGTGGTATTATTGTAGGTATTATCATTGTTATCTTATTAATTATCATGGATAACTATTTAGAAGTATTTGCAAGAACCAAATATGGACCATATGAGGAAGAATAA
- the mcrA gene encoding coenzyme-B sulfoethylthiotransferase subunit alpha, whose amino-acid sequence MADKKFLDAMKKKFTEDPTEKRTQFYNMGGWTQSERKTAFVNEGKEIAAKRGIPMYNPDIGSPLGQRALMSYQLSTTDTFVEGDDLHYINNAAIQQAWDDIRRTVIVGLNTAHNVLEKRLGIEVTPETITNYLETVNHAMPGAAVVQEHMVETDPLVVQDSYVKVFTGDDELADEIDSAFVLDINKEFPEEQAEALKAEVGGAIWQAVRIPSIVGRVCDGGNTSRWSAMQIGMSMISAYNQCAGEGATGDFAYASKHAEVIHMGTYLPVRRARAENELGGVPFGFMADICQGSRAYPDDPVRSTLEVVALGAALYDQIWLGSYMSGGVGFTQYATAAYTDNVLDDFTYYGKDYVEDKYGGLTEAPNNMDTVLDVGTEVAFYALEQYEEYPALLETHFGGSQRASVISAAAGCSTAFATGNAQTGLSAWYLSMYLHKEQHSRLGFYGFDLQDQCGAANVFSIRNDEGLPLEMRGPNYPNYAMNVGHQGEYAGIAQAPHSARGDAWAFNPLVKIAFADKNLVFDFSKVREEFAKGALREFEPAGERTAITPAK is encoded by the coding sequence ATGGCTGATAAAAAATTCTTAGATGCAATGAAAAAGAAATTCACTGAAGACCCAACCGAAAAAAGAACCCAATTCTATAACATGGGTGGTTGGACTCAGTCTGAAAGAAAAACTGCATTTGTAAATGAAGGTAAAGAAATCGCTGCAAAAAGAGGAATCCCAATGTACAACCCAGACATTGGTTCTCCTTTAGGTCAAAGAGCTTTAATGTCTTACCAATTATCTACTACTGACACTTTTGTAGAAGGTGACGATTTACACTACATTAACAACGCAGCTATCCAACAAGCATGGGATGACATTAGAAGAACTGTAATTGTAGGATTAAACACTGCACACAACGTTCTCGAAAAAAGATTAGGTATTGAAGTTACTCCTGAAACCATTACAAACTACTTAGAAACTGTAAACCACGCTATGCCTGGTGCAGCAGTAGTTCAAGAACACATGGTAGAAACTGACCCATTAGTAGTACAAGATTCCTATGTAAAAGTATTTACCGGTGACGACGAATTAGCTGACGAAATTGACTCAGCATTCGTATTAGACATCAACAAAGAGTTCCCTGAAGAACAAGCTGAAGCTTTAAAAGCTGAAGTTGGTGGAGCTATTTGGCAAGCTGTAAGAATTCCATCCATTGTAGGAAGAGTCTGTGACGGTGGTAACACATCCAGATGGTCTGCTATGCAAATTGGTATGTCAATGATTTCCGCATACAACCAATGTGCTGGTGAAGGTGCTACTGGTGACTTCGCATACGCATCCAAACACGCAGAAGTTATCCACATGGGTACTTACTTACCTGTAAGAAGAGCAAGAGCAGAAAACGAACTTGGTGGAGTTCCATTCGGATTCATGGCAGATATCTGTCAAGGTTCCAGAGCTTACCCTGATGACCCTGTAAGATCAACCTTAGAAGTAGTAGCTTTAGGTGCTGCTTTATACGACCAAATTTGGTTAGGTTCTTACATGTCTGGTGGTGTAGGATTCACCCAATATGCTACCGCAGCATACACCGATAACGTATTAGACGACTTCACCTACTATGGTAAAGACTACGTCGAAGACAAATACGGTGGATTAACTGAAGCACCTAACAACATGGACACTGTTCTTGATGTAGGTACTGAAGTAGCATTCTACGCATTAGAACAATACGAAGAATACCCAGCTTTACTCGAAACTCACTTCGGTGGATCTCAAAGAGCATCCGTTATTTCCGCAGCTGCTGGTTGTTCCACTGCATTCGCTACTGGTAATGCACAAACTGGTTTAAGCGCATGGTACTTATCCATGTACTTACACAAAGAACAACACTCCAGACTCGGATTCTACGGTTTCGATTTACAAGATCAATGTGGTGCAGCTAACGTATTCTCCATCAGAAACGATGAAGGTTTACCACTCGAAATGAGAGGACCTAACTACCCTAACTACGCAATGAACGTAGGACACCAAGGTGAATACGCTGGTATCGCACAAGCACCTCACTCCGCTCGTGGAGACGCTTGGGCTTTCAACCCATTAGTAAAAATCGCATTTGCTGACAAAAACTTAGTCTTTGACTTCAGTAAAGTACGTGAAGAATTTGCTAAAGGTGCATTAAGAGAATTCGAACCTGCTGGTGAAAGAACTGCTATTACCCCAGCAAAATAG
- the mcrG gene encoding coenzyme-B sulfoethylthiotransferase subunit gamma, translating into MVQIYPGTSQVAQNRRNFTNPEYELEKLREISDEDVVKILGHKAPGEEYKSVHPPLDEMDEPDDSVRELVAPIDGAKAGDRIRYIQFVDSMYFAPAQPFLRARSYLSRFRGIDTGTLSGRQVVEARERDIEKLSKVLLETEYFDTARTGIRGGSVHGHSLRLDENGLMFDMLRRQVFNKETGKVEMVKDQIGKELDEPVILGEPLDEETLRAKTTIYRIDGEAYKDDVDAVKVCQRIHVSRSFGAFNPEAGW; encoded by the coding sequence ATGGTACAAATTTATCCAGGTACTTCTCAGGTTGCTCAAAACAGAAGAAACTTCACTAACCCTGAATACGAGTTAGAAAAGTTAAGAGAAATTTCTGATGAAGACGTAGTAAAAATATTAGGTCACAAAGCTCCAGGTGAAGAATACAAATCAGTTCACCCACCATTAGATGAAATGGACGAGCCAGATGACAGTGTAAGAGAATTAGTAGCACCAATCGACGGTGCAAAAGCAGGAGACAGGATCAGATACATCCAATTCGTAGACTCCATGTACTTCGCTCCAGCTCAACCTTTCTTAAGAGCTAGATCTTACTTATCCAGATTCAGAGGAATCGATACTGGTACATTATCCGGAAGACAAGTAGTTGAAGCAAGAGAAAGAGACATCGAAAAACTCTCAAAAGTACTCTTAGAAACCGAATACTTCGATACCGCAAGAACCGGTATTAGAGGTGGAAGTGTACACGGTCACTCCTTAAGATTAGATGAAAACGGTTTAATGTTCGACATGCTCAGAAGACAAGTATTCAACAAAGAAACCGGTAAAGTCGAAATGGTAAAAGACCAAATTGGTAAAGAATTAGACGAACCAGTTATTTTAGGTGAACCATTAGACGAAGAAACTTTAAGAGCAAAAACCACTATTTACAGAATAGATGGTGAAGCATACAAAGACGATGTAGACGCTGTAAAAGTTTGTCAAAGAATACACGTTTCCAGATCCTTTGGTGCATTCAATCCAGAAGCAGGATGGTAG
- the mcrC gene encoding methyl-coenzyme M reductase I operon protein C — protein MIGRCTHVVDCREASGMGKGGSLAQRGTFAECGTDVCAVAMSPGRRHITKPVCEITFGLREANVLTSTMVLNAGAGVPHDSPAAGGTLFGLTDKEVEQMRKFKLLVVHLGGVANHITYKARLILRNVNKHCIIICESPVDCEDFAKIGVKTSKVMPDEGNIKTAGTIDDIVTGVIRGETISQDKLDEIIRKVKLALGDA, from the coding sequence ATGATAGGACGTTGTACTCACGTAGTGGATTGTAGGGAAGCAAGTGGTATGGGTAAAGGAGGAAGCCTTGCTCAAAGAGGTACCTTTGCCGAATGTGGTACTGACGTATGCGCAGTAGCTATGTCCCCCGGGCGTAGACACATTACAAAACCGGTTTGCGAAATTACTTTCGGTTTACGTGAAGCAAATGTTTTAACAAGTACTATGGTTTTAAATGCTGGTGCGGGCGTTCCTCATGATTCTCCCGCTGCAGGTGGAACTTTATTTGGACTTACAGATAAAGAAGTAGAACAAATGCGTAAGTTTAAGCTACTTGTTGTCCACTTAGGTGGTGTTGCAAATCATATTACTTACAAAGCAAGATTAATTCTTAGGAATGTCAATAAACACTGTATTATTATATGCGAATCACCAGTTGACTGTGAAGATTTCGCCAAAATTGGAGTAAAAACTTCAAAAGTCATGCCAGATGAGGGCAATATTAAAACTGCAGGTACTATTGATGATATTGTTACAGGGGTTATCCGTGGTGAAACAATTTCACAGGACAAATTAGATGAAATTATTAGAAAAGTTAAATTAGCATTAGGAGATGCATAA
- the mcrD gene encoding methyl-coenzyme M reductase operon protein D has protein sequence MDIEIFPYRVLGSDTTEALLNDLESLEDVKRTVIHGPRFPKGEATLPPKYRERRVININGEDVVLQVKTARIFLEITMESTIDEIEEICKEHIPYGFDINQDRSNYIRKQQTVTDRIKYGDKELPDELVGMTDQYSTFDDHVKIIKKDD, from the coding sequence ATGGATATTGAAATCTTTCCTTACAGAGTTCTTGGAAGCGACACAACCGAAGCGTTGTTAAACGATTTGGAATCACTCGAAGATGTAAAAAGAACAGTAATTCATGGTCCAAGATTTCCAAAAGGTGAAGCAACTCTGCCTCCAAAATACAGGGAACGTAGAGTGATTAATATCAATGGTGAAGATGTAGTTTTACAAGTTAAAACCGCAAGAATATTCCTTGAAATTACAATGGAATCAACAATTGATGAAATTGAGGAAATCTGCAAAGAACACATCCCATATGGTTTTGATATTAATCAAGACAGATCAAACTATATCAGAAAGCAACAAACTGTTACTGATAGAATCAAATATGGTGATAAAGAGTTACCAGATGAATTAGTGGGAATGACAGACCAATATTCAACATTCGATGACCATGTGAAAATAATTAAAAAGGATGACTAG
- the mcrB gene encoding coenzyme-B sulfoethylthiotransferase subunit beta produces MAKFDDKIDLFDDRGNEIASDVPIEAISPLRNPAIESIVKGVKRTVAVNLEGLEKSVKTASVGGDKSRILGRELDLAIVDNAEAIADKMKGIIQVADGDDTVVTPISGGKRLLVQVPTRRIDVGAEYSAAPLSTASALVQSVIDICDVDIYDANFVKAAVLGRYPQSVDYKGSNIATMLDIPQKLEGAGYGLRNVKANDFAAATLKNTFQATALAAIFEQTAMFEMADALGSFERLHLLGLAYQGLNADNMVYDLVKEFGAEGTVGSVVQGTIARAEADGVIAPQEQLTDFAIYNTDDAAKWNAYAAAGAVAATMVNVGAARAAQGIPSTLLYYNDNLEFATGLPGLDYGRAEGVAVGFSFFSHSIYGGGGPGLFNGNHVVTRHSKGFCIPCVAAAMSLDAGTQLFSPEATSGLIKEVYSQIDEFREPIKAVAAAAEEIKGDI; encoded by the coding sequence ATGGCAAAGTTTGATGATAAAATCGATTTATTCGATGATAGAGGCAACGAAATTGCATCTGACGTACCAATCGAAGCTATCAGTCCATTAAGAAACCCTGCAATTGAAAGCATCGTAAAAGGTGTTAAAAGAACTGTTGCAGTAAACTTAGAAGGACTCGAAAAATCTGTTAAAACCGCATCTGTTGGTGGAGACAAATCTAGAATCTTAGGAAGAGAATTAGATTTAGCTATTGTAGATAACGCAGAAGCAATCGCAGACAAAATGAAAGGTATTATCCAAGTTGCAGATGGCGACGATACTGTTGTAACACCTATTTCCGGAGGAAAAAGGTTATTAGTACAAGTACCAACCAGAAGAATTGATGTAGGTGCTGAGTACTCCGCAGCTCCATTATCAACCGCTTCAGCTTTAGTACAATCTGTTATTGACATTTGTGACGTAGACATCTATGACGCAAACTTCGTAAAAGCTGCAGTATTAGGAAGATACCCACAATCTGTAGACTACAAAGGATCTAACATTGCAACCATGTTAGACATTCCACAAAAACTTGAAGGTGCAGGTTACGGTTTAAGAAACGTTAAAGCAAACGACTTCGCTGCTGCTACTTTGAAAAACACTTTCCAAGCAACCGCATTAGCTGCTATTTTCGAACAAACTGCTATGTTTGAAATGGCTGACGCTTTAGGTTCATTCGAAAGATTACACTTATTAGGTTTAGCTTACCAAGGTTTAAACGCTGATAACATGGTATATGACTTAGTAAAAGAATTTGGTGCAGAAGGTACTGTTGGTAGTGTAGTACAAGGAACTATCGCACGTGCTGAAGCAGATGGTGTAATTGCTCCTCAAGAACAATTAACTGATTTCGCTATTTACAACACTGACGACGCAGCTAAATGGAACGCATACGCTGCTGCAGGTGCTGTAGCTGCAACTATGGTTAACGTAGGTGCTGCTCGTGCTGCTCAAGGTATCCCATCTACATTATTATACTACAACGACAACCTCGAATTCGCTACTGGTTTACCTGGTCTCGACTATGGTAGAGCAGAAGGTGTAGCTGTAGGATTCTCCTTCTTCAGTCACTCCATCTACGGTGGTGGAGGTCCTGGTCTCTTTAACGGAAACCACGTTGTAACCAGACACAGTAAAGGATTCTGTATCCCTTGTGTAGCTGCTGCTATGTCCTTAGATGCAGGAACACAACTCTTTTCACCAGAAGCAACTTCTGGTTTAATTAAAGAAGTATACAGTCAAATTGATGAATTCAGAGAACCTATTAAAGCAGTTGCTGCCGCAGCTGAAGAAATTAAAGGTGACATCTAA
- the mmp10 gene encoding methyl coenzyme M reductase-arginine methyltransferase Mmp10 (Mmp10 (methanogenesis marker protein 10) is a cobalamin-requiring radical SAM methyltransferase that creates the methylarginine modification to methyl coenzyme M reductase.), translating into MQVVADVGGIPGKDCNGFCKYCYFRKVKEIKSFGCAHCLPNKIGCERCSKGVSETQGAFKSPFEVMNEVQTAIMMGMRQGKVSAYISGGGDISCYPHLETLTANLNQFSISSILGYTSGKGITDSSTVTRLINNGVEEVSFTIFASDPKLRKEWVKDPNPHEALKSCQMFCESIDLTGAAVIIPGVNDGDVLRETCNSLEEWGAKGMLLMRFANTFNEGLILGNEPIVKGIESQPVEDFAELVKQINSEYKFRVSGTPLCDPETGGPFAIAKDENEVFLQFIKPVTGEATIITSKIAEPFISKIFNKIEADSINVVACEKEIACLITKEDLEKLDLSEIKDAVILPGRSFVHQLDAERILSADGVDRLVGRGPDTLSVDGELSIDMTDENVIERELEQFNDLVDAINFFGMRLL; encoded by the coding sequence ATGCAAGTTGTAGCGGATGTTGGAGGAATACCTGGTAAAGATTGCAACGGTTTTTGTAAATACTGTTACTTCAGAAAGGTAAAAGAAATTAAAAGTTTTGGCTGTGCACACTGTTTACCAAACAAGATTGGATGTGAAAGATGCAGCAAGGGAGTTTCCGAAACTCAGGGAGCATTCAAATCCCCATTTGAAGTAATGAACGAAGTACAGACCGCCATTATGATGGGAATGCGTCAAGGCAAAGTAAGCGCATACATCAGTGGAGGAGGAGATATAAGCTGTTATCCTCACTTGGAAACATTAACCGCTAACTTAAATCAATTCTCCATTTCATCCATCCTGGGATACACATCAGGAAAGGGAATAACCGATTCATCCACCGTTACAAGATTGATAAACAATGGCGTTGAAGAGGTGTCATTCACTATTTTTGCATCAGACCCTAAGCTTAGAAAGGAATGGGTCAAGGATCCCAATCCTCATGAAGCCTTGAAGTCCTGCCAAATGTTTTGTGAAAGCATTGACTTGACAGGCGCTGCCGTAATCATCCCCGGTGTCAATGATGGGGATGTGTTAAGAGAAACATGCAATTCCCTAGAGGAATGGGGTGCAAAAGGAATGCTTCTGATGAGATTTGCAAACACATTCAACGAGGGCCTGATTCTTGGCAACGAACCGATTGTGAAGGGAATAGAATCCCAGCCTGTTGAGGACTTTGCGGAACTTGTAAAGCAAATAAATTCCGAGTACAAGTTCAGAGTCAGCGGAACACCATTGTGTGACCCTGAAACCGGAGGGCCATTTGCAATTGCAAAGGACGAGAATGAAGTGTTCCTGCAGTTCATAAAGCCTGTGACAGGTGAGGCAACAATAATCACCTCAAAAATAGCTGAACCGTTCATTTCCAAAATATTCAACAAGATTGAGGCAGACAGCATCAATGTCGTTGCATGCGAAAAGGAAATAGCATGCCTAATCACCAAAGAGGATTTGGAAAAGCTTGACTTGAGTGAAATCAAGGATGCCGTGATATTGCCTGGAAGGTCTTTTGTCCATCAACTTGATGCAGAAAGGATTTTAAGTGCAGATGGAGTGGACCGCCTTGTTGGCCGTGGACCTGATACCTTAAGCGTTGACGGCGAGCTAAGCATTGACATGACCGACGAGAACGTCATAGAAAGAGAGCTTGAACAATTCAATGATCTGGTTGATGCAATCAATTTCTTCGGAATGAGATTGCTTTAA